A single region of the Apodemus sylvaticus chromosome 7, mApoSyl1.1, whole genome shotgun sequence genome encodes:
- the LOC127688328 gene encoding probable C-C chemokine receptor type 3, with protein sequence MAFNTDEIKTVVESFETTPYEYEWAPPCEKVSIKELGSWLLPPLYSLVFIIGLLGNMMVVLILIKYRKLQIMTNIYLLNLAISDLLFLFTVPFWIHYVLWNEWGFGHYMCKMLSGFYYLALYSEIFFIILLTIDRYLAIVHAVFALRARTVTFAIITSSITWGLAGLAALPEFIFHESQDNFGELSCSPRYPEGREDSWKRFHALRMNIFGLALPLVIMVICYSGIIKTLLRCPNKKKHKAIRLIFVVMIVFFIFWTPYNLVLLFSAFHSTFLETSCQQSKHLDLAMQVTEVITHTHCCINPVIYAFVGERFRKHLRLFFHRNVAIYLGKYIPFLPGDKLERTSSVSPSTGEQEISVVF encoded by the coding sequence ATGGCATTCAACACAGATGAAATCAAGACTGTGGTTGAAAGCTTTGAGACCACGCCCTATGAATATGAGTGGGCACCACCCTGTGAAAAAGTCAGCATCAAAGAGCTGGGGTCATGGCTCCTGCCTCCACTGTACTCCCTGGTGTTCATCATTGGCCTCCTGGGCAACATGATGGTTGTGCTGATCCTCATAAAGTACAGGAAGCTACAAATTATGACTAATATCTACCTGCTCAACTTGGCAATTTCTGATCTGCTCTTTCTCTTCACTGTCCCATTCTGGATTCACTATGTTCTGTGGAATGAGTGGGGTTTTGGCCACTACATGTGCAAAATGCTCTCTGGGTTTTATTACCTGGCTTTGTACAGCGAGATCTTTTTCATCATCCTGCTGACAATTGACAGGTACCTGGCTATCGTCCATGCTGTGTTTGCCCTTCGAGCCCGAACTGTAACTTTTGCTATTATCACCAGCAGCATCACCTGGGGCCTGGCAGGACTGGCAGCATTGCCTGAATTTATCTTCCATGAGTCccaagacaactttggagagctTTCCTGCAGTCCTCGTTACCCAGAGGGCAGAGAAGACAGCTGGAAGCGTTTCCATGCTCTAAGAATGAACATCTTTGGTTTAGCTCTTCCTCTCGTCATTATGGTCATCTGCTACTCAGGGATCATTAAAACTCTGCTGagatgccccaataaaaagaaacacaaggcCATCcggcttatttttgttgttatgatagtcttttttattttttggaccCCGTACAACCTGGTTCTCCTTTTTTCTGCTTTTCACAGCACATTTTTGGAGACCAGTTGTCAGCAGAGTAAACACCTGGACCTGGCCATGCAGGTGACTGAGGTAATTACCCACACCCACTGCTGTATCAATCCAGTAATCTATGCCTTTGTTGGTGAGAGGTTCCGGAAACACCTTCGGCTCTTTTTCCACAGAAATGTGGCAATCTACCTGGGAAAATATATTCCATTTCTTCCTGGTGATAAATTGGAAAGAACAAGTTCTGTCTCCCCATCAACTGGGGAACAAGAAATCTCTGTGGTGTTTTAG